The Leptotrichia sp. OH3620_COT-345 genomic sequence CAAAGGATAGTAAAACAATAACATTTTTCACAATTTGTTATCTTTTTTTAAATAATTATGATACGAAGTTTGTGATTTTGTTTGAATTATAACAAAAAAAGCCGGTACATTCCGGTTTTTTGTTATATTATTTAATTTATTGCTTAATAGGGGTTGTATTATTATACTATCATATTATAGATTATAGGGTATAACATTTTTTAAATTATAAATTATTATTTTGATATAGATTATTTTATAATATAAATTTTATACTTTATAAAATCAGTAAAAAAATAGTTTTTAATTTTTTAAATATATTCTATTTACAGTCAAAAAATACTCTTGATTCATAAAAACAAATGTTGTAAATTCAAATTTTATTTAACAATCCCACTGTATTTCTGACTTCTTCCATTTTTGCAGAAGCAACTGAACGTGCTTTTAAAGCTCCATTTTTTAAAATTTCATAAACATAATCCATATTTTTTTCAAGTTGTTCACGTTTTTCTCTGAAAGGAGTAAAATAATCCATAAATTTATCAAATAATTGATTTTTAGCATGTCCATATCCAAAATTTCCCACTAAGAATTTTTCTTTTAATTCTTCGACTTCTTTTTGTGTGGCAAAAAGAGAATATAATTTTGTTATATTATTATCAGGATTTTTAGGTTCTTCAAGAGGTGTAGAATCTGTAACAATACTCATAATCTGCTTTTTTATTTCCTTTTCGGAAATAAACATATTGATAATATTTCCATAAGATTTACTCATTTTGTCGCCATCTATTCCGGGGACTACCGCAAGATTTTCAACTATTTTTTCCTGAGGAAGTTTAAAAATTTCTTTTCTATAAGTTTCATTAAACTTAATAGCAATATCTCTTGTAATTTCCAAGTGCTGTTTCTGATCTTTACCTACAGGAACAACATCAGGGTCATACATTAATATATCAGCAGCCATTAAGACAGGATATGTAAACAGTCCTACATTAGATTTAATACCTTTGGCAACTTTATCCTTATATGAATGAGCGCGCTCAAGCAGTCCCATAGGAGTGACATTTGACAATATCCATGAAAGTTCGGTATGCTCCGGAACATCAGACTGTAAAAATATCGTTGATTTTTCAGGATCAAGTCCTAAAGCAAGATAATCAAGAATAGCATCTATTGTATTTTTTTTAAGGCTTTCTCCGTCAGGTGATGAAGTAAGAGCGTGATAATTTGCAAGGAAATAAAATCCTTCATATTTATCCTGAAATTCCACAAATTGTTTTATTGCCCCGAAATAGTTACCTATATGGAGAGTACCGCTTGGCTGAATGCCTGATAAACTTCTCATAAAAACCTCCGTTATGTACAAATGTTATAAATGAAGATATCCTAATAAGTTAAAAATTATAATTATAATATACAATAATATATGTTTAAAAAATATAAATTTTTCAGTTTATATATATTATAAAGATTAATAAAATATATAAAATAATATATTTTTTGACTTAATCTGGATAATCCGAAATTACAGTGTAAAAAATTATAGCACTTTTATTTTATATTTTCAACTATTGACAAATTAAAATATAGAGGTTAAAATATATTTGTTAACGATAACATTTTAAAAAACGGAATACATTTTTAATAAATTTTTTTGACATATTTTACATATCCGCTTTTATAGTGGAAAATGCAATCAAGGTTGTTTCATAAAATTTTTAAATTATGACTGATATATTTTTTGAGGGTATAAAGGGTATAAGCTGTTATTTATATCAATTATATAAAAATAAGAGAATATTAACAATTCAGTGTACTTTATAACTTAATGGAACAATCTTGTTTTGCGTTATATTCTTAAATGTCATTTACAATATATCCTGCCTACATGATGGAATATTATAGCTTTTCCAAAATAAAACAAACCTATATTTAGTTAGTATATTATATAAAATACGGTTTATATTTTTAGAGAATTTTAAATATACTTTATTGTTTCATATAAACTTGTTAACGATAACAATATTGAAAAATATATAATCAGGAGAGATTTATGAAAAATATAACTATTAAAGATGTAGCGGAAAAATGCGGAGTTTCTGCACAAACAGTTTCGAGAGTATTGAATGAAAGTGAAAATGTCAGAGAAAGTACAAGAAAATTTATAAAAGAAAAAATAAAAGAGCTTGGTTATAAACCTAATT encodes the following:
- the trpS gene encoding tryptophan--tRNA ligase, which translates into the protein MRSLSGIQPSGTLHIGNYFGAIKQFVEFQDKYEGFYFLANYHALTSSPDGESLKKNTIDAILDYLALGLDPEKSTIFLQSDVPEHTELSWILSNVTPMGLLERAHSYKDKVAKGIKSNVGLFTYPVLMAADILMYDPDVVPVGKDQKQHLEITRDIAIKFNETYRKEIFKLPQEKIVENLAVVPGIDGDKMSKSYGNIINMFISEKEIKKQIMSIVTDSTPLEEPKNPDNNITKLYSLFATQKEVEELKEKFLVGNFGYGHAKNQLFDKFMDYFTPFREKREQLEKNMDYVYEILKNGALKARSVASAKMEEVRNTVGLLNKI